One window from the genome of Candidatus Chlorohelix allophototropha encodes:
- a CDS encoding DMT family transporter, whose product MASSVSTTDIPTKKLGIPQASVQGFTFADFLLLVCVSIWALNVPLIKSILQYLNPLAVSILRFTVAGLIMFAIFLYRERSLRIQLKHLPLMILCALCGITLNQVVFVYALSNTSASEVSLLMATTPTFAVLIAWMLKQEKTTASYWKSLPISLAGVVLIVLTAPGAHLSGGWFGDFLAILTAFSWAAYTVILRPLMRHYSITKLGAYITLMGTVMLLPFGLPQINIDAITNLPAIIWVELIYATLGAVVLTNILWYFGVKRLGGPRTAFYSYLQPFLGVVAAALVLSEQIVIWQLLGGILIILGMLIYRRVLSFSRIRKLILRS is encoded by the coding sequence TTGGCTAGTTCTGTCTCAACTACCGATATCCCGACAAAAAAGCTTGGCATCCCACAAGCTTCAGTGCAAGGCTTCACTTTCGCAGATTTTTTATTACTCGTCTGTGTCAGTATCTGGGCTTTAAATGTACCACTAATAAAGTCAATTCTGCAATATTTAAATCCACTGGCAGTTTCAATTCTGCGCTTTACAGTTGCCGGGCTTATAATGTTTGCCATATTCTTGTATCGAGAGCGTTCGCTACGAATTCAACTTAAGCATCTCCCCTTGATGATTCTCTGCGCACTGTGCGGTATCACTCTAAACCAAGTGGTTTTCGTATATGCTTTATCCAATACCAGCGCCTCGGAAGTTTCGTTGCTGATGGCAACTACTCCGACCTTTGCCGTGCTAATTGCTTGGATGCTAAAGCAGGAAAAAACCACTGCCAGTTACTGGAAGAGTTTGCCGATTTCACTGGCAGGGGTAGTATTGATCGTACTGACTGCGCCCGGTGCGCATCTATCAGGAGGTTGGTTTGGGGATTTTCTGGCAATTCTTACTGCTTTCTCATGGGCAGCCTATACCGTCATTTTGCGCCCTTTGATGCGGCACTACTCTATCACCAAATTGGGCGCCTATATAACGCTTATGGGTACAGTTATGCTCTTGCCATTTGGCTTACCTCAGATTAATATAGATGCAATAACTAACCTCCCGGCAATTATTTGGGTGGAATTGATATACGCTACGTTGGGAGCAGTAGTTTTAACCAACATTCTATGGTATTTTGGTGTGAAACGCCTAGGTGGCCCACGAACCGCTTTTTATTCCTACTTGCAACCATTTCTCGGTGTAGTAGCGGCGGCGTTGGTGCTAAGCGAACAGATAGTGATTTGGCAACTTCTAGGTGGTATTCTCATCATTCTGGGAATGTTAATCTATCGCCGAGTTCTAAGTTTTAGCCGAATACGAAAATTGATACTGAGGAGCTAA